In Methanobacterium sp., the following are encoded in one genomic region:
- the pth2 gene encoding peptidyl-tRNA hydrolase Pth2 yields the protein MKQVMVIRMDLKMGKGKTAAQACHGSLGAYKRADEKIIKKWESEGEKKVVVKAKDLGELYEIYELVKNTDIPYYLVQDAGRTELPKGTVTCLGIGPDEDEKIDKITQELKLL from the coding sequence ATGAAACAGGTTATGGTTATAAGAATGGATCTAAAAATGGGTAAAGGAAAAACTGCTGCTCAGGCATGCCACGGAAGCTTAGGTGCATATAAACGGGCAGATGAAAAAATTATTAAAAAATGGGAATCTGAAGGTGAAAAGAAGGTAGTAGTCAAAGCTAAAGATTTAGGAGAGCTCTATGAAATATATGAACTGGTTAAAAACACAGATATCCCCTATTATCTGGTGCAGGATGCTGGAAGAACAGAATTACCCAAAGGAACCGTAACATGCCTTGGAATAGGCCCTGATGAAGATGAAAAAATAGATAAAATAACACAGGAACTGAAATTACTTTAA
- a CDS encoding delta 1-pyrroline-5-carboxylate synthetase, whose protein sequence is MDWIVKIGGSLFPEDAITLCKSLVGKKALVICGGGEFANKIRDYDAKIKFSDTAAHKTAILCMDILGMLLADKIDGAEAVYSLEETKKTLNKGKLPVLLPSKLMEYVDPLEHSWGVTSDSISVYISWLLKTK, encoded by the coding sequence ATGGACTGGATAGTAAAAATAGGCGGGAGTTTATTCCCTGAAGATGCCATAACTTTGTGTAAATCTCTTGTAGGTAAAAAAGCACTTGTAATTTGCGGTGGTGGGGAATTTGCCAATAAAATTAGGGATTATGATGCAAAAATCAAATTCTCAGATACAGCAGCCCATAAAACAGCCATTCTATGCATGGATATCCTTGGAATGTTATTAGCTGATAAAATAGATGGTGCAGAGGCGGTTTATTCTTTAGAAGAAACAAAAAAGACATTGAACAAAGGGAAACTTCCAGTACTGCTCCCATCTAAATTAATGGAATACGTTGATCCCCTTGAACATTCATGGGGTGTAACTTCAGATTCCATATCTGTTTATATATCATGGCTTCTTAAAACCAAAAT